In a single window of the Niabella ginsenosidivorans genome:
- a CDS encoding M16 family metallopeptidase, whose amino-acid sequence MKYQPFSIKGLLIGFLLLANLSMIAQVNLNEPISVDPKVKTGRLSNGFTYYIRQNKKPENKVELRLVVNAGSILEDDDQQGLAHMAEHMAFNGTKNFKKNDIVSFLQSIGVGFGNDLNAYTGFDETVYMLPIPTDKPGNLEKGFQILEDWAHNVTYNTDDINDERKVILEESRLGKGAEDRMFRQIYPRLFAGSKYADRIPIGIDSIIRTYHPDLIRRFYKDWYRPDLMAAIIVGDVDPATAEAMVKRHFSRLTNPANERRRIAADVKPYTTNDGMVVTDKEATNYMVNIAYSAFPSKEAQTVGEYERELIKNIFTSILNQRLRDLTQQANPPFLGAYNYFGSYARNYDQFNAGAAVATAADVQKGLSALAEEIEKIKRFGSTQAELDRVKKMMEAGMEKAYNERDKTESSNYVEEYTRNFLTNEPIPGIAKENAYYKELLPLISLKEVNDFARSLQQHPNYLVTLTGPEAAGLPSAQGLVNTVAAVASRTDLKADEEKTVATDLLTIQPMPGRIIKETTDAKLGTKTWELSNGTTVTIKKTDFKDDEIQMGGSRYGGTNEYGVADKFNAQYALAVVNAMGYGNFSPTDLQKALAGKTVSAAASMGAITDGFSGSSGKKDLETMLQLLYLKATAPRIDTALFHSFIRKNKASVAFVLADPQASFVDTLIKTVYGNNPLAPVAVPRPEYFDQINMERAVQIYKEHFGDASGMQFAFVGSIDEAVLKPLVEKYIGGLPATGKKFRFRDNGVRPAKGRVDLTVYKGAAEKSLILEMISGETAYDQDLALNMRAVSEVLNIRIIEELREKIQGIYAGGTSARLEQYPYPHFTFFAQLPTGPSAVDTLLKAMSAETSNIKTNGPSAGNLDKVKQQMLEHNKVAMQQNGTWLNYILETRLEKKDADRFLNSAKYINSLTPESVKKAAQTIFSSGNIVTAILQPAKKQDSK is encoded by the coding sequence ATGAAGTACCAACCCTTTTCAATAAAAGGATTACTCATCGGTTTTCTTTTATTGGCTAACCTGTCTATGATTGCACAGGTAAATTTGAATGAGCCCATATCCGTTGATCCCAAAGTAAAAACAGGCAGGCTGTCAAACGGGTTTACCTATTATATCCGCCAGAACAAAAAACCGGAAAATAAAGTAGAGCTGAGGCTGGTGGTGAATGCCGGCTCTATCCTCGAAGATGATGACCAGCAGGGACTGGCGCATATGGCAGAGCATATGGCATTTAACGGCACAAAGAATTTTAAGAAAAATGATATTGTAAGCTTTCTGCAAAGCATTGGTGTGGGATTTGGAAATGATCTGAACGCTTATACCGGTTTTGATGAAACCGTTTATATGCTGCCCATTCCGACAGATAAGCCGGGCAATCTTGAAAAGGGGTTCCAGATCCTGGAAGACTGGGCGCACAATGTAACCTATAATACAGATGATATTAATGATGAGCGGAAAGTGATCCTGGAAGAGAGCCGCCTGGGAAAAGGGGCGGAGGACCGCATGTTCCGCCAGATCTATCCCCGGCTGTTTGCCGGCAGCAAATATGCTGACCGTATCCCCATCGGGATTGATTCCATTATCCGGACTTATCATCCGGACCTGATCCGCAGGTTTTATAAAGACTGGTACCGGCCGGATCTGATGGCCGCTATTATTGTAGGCGATGTGGACCCGGCAACTGCTGAGGCAATGGTAAAACGCCATTTTAGCAGGCTGACCAACCCCGCCAATGAGCGCAGGAGAATCGCAGCGGATGTAAAACCCTATACCACGAACGACGGAATGGTGGTTACCGATAAAGAAGCCACCAACTATATGGTCAATATTGCGTATAGCGCGTTCCCCTCAAAAGAAGCGCAGACAGTGGGGGAATATGAGCGGGAGCTGATCAAAAATATTTTTACAAGTATTTTAAACCAGCGCCTGCGCGACTTAACGCAACAGGCCAACCCGCCTTTTCTTGGCGCTTATAACTATTTCGGGTCCTATGCACGGAACTATGATCAGTTCAATGCCGGCGCGGCTGTTGCCACTGCTGCTGATGTGCAAAAGGGATTAAGCGCCCTTGCTGAAGAAATTGAAAAGATAAAGCGTTTTGGCAGTACCCAGGCGGAGCTGGACCGGGTAAAGAAAATGATGGAGGCCGGTATGGAAAAAGCATATAATGAACGCGACAAAACCGAATCATCTAACTATGTAGAAGAGTATACCCGCAATTTCCTCACCAATGAGCCCATACCCGGTATTGCAAAAGAGAATGCTTATTATAAAGAGCTGCTGCCCCTGATTTCTTTAAAGGAAGTCAATGATTTTGCCCGGTCGCTGCAGCAGCACCCCAATTACCTGGTAACGCTTACCGGCCCGGAAGCTGCTGGTCTGCCTTCTGCGCAGGGCCTTGTAAATACAGTGGCCGCTGTTGCATCCCGTACCGATCTTAAGGCCGATGAAGAAAAAACGGTAGCGACTGATCTTTTGACAATACAGCCGATGCCCGGCAGGATCATTAAAGAGACCACAGATGCAAAGCTGGGCACCAAAACGTGGGAATTAAGCAATGGCACTACTGTTACCATTAAAAAGACAGATTTTAAAGATGATGAGATACAGATGGGAGGCAGCCGTTACGGGGGCACTAATGAATATGGTGTGGCAGACAAATTCAATGCGCAATATGCCCTGGCTGTAGTCAATGCAATGGGCTATGGCAACTTTAGCCCAACAGATCTGCAAAAGGCGCTGGCCGGCAAAACCGTGTCAGCAGCGGCTTCCATGGGTGCCATTACGGATGGTTTTTCCGGCAGCTCCGGCAAAAAGGACCTGGAAACAATGTTACAGCTATTGTACCTGAAAGCAACGGCACCAAGGATTGACACGGCGCTCTTTCATTCTTTTATCCGGAAAAACAAGGCAAGTGTAGCTTTTGTGCTGGCAGATCCCCAGGCCAGCTTTGTGGATACCCTTATCAAAACCGTTTATGGTAATAACCCGTTAGCGCCGGTAGCAGTACCCCGGCCCGAGTATTTTGACCAGATCAATATGGAACGCGCGGTACAGATCTATAAAGAACATTTCGGAGATGCAAGCGGTATGCAGTTTGCATTTGTAGGCAGCATTGATGAAGCTGTACTAAAGCCACTGGTTGAAAAATATATTGGGGGCCTGCCCGCTACCGGCAAAAAATTCCGGTTCAGGGACAACGGGGTTCGCCCTGCAAAAGGCAGGGTAGACCTTACCGTTTACAAGGGAGCGGCCGAGAAGAGCCTTATTCTTGAAATGATCTCCGGTGAAACGGCCTATGACCAGGACCTGGCCTTGAATATGCGCGCGGTAAGTGAAGTGCTGAACATCCGCATTATTGAAGAACTGCGCGAAAAGATCCAGGGGATTTATGCAGGGGGTACGTCTGCCAGGCTGGAGCAGTATCCTTATCCCCATTTTACCTTCTTTGCGCAGCTCCCGACCGGACCGTCTGCCGTTGACACCTTGCTGAAAGCAATGAGCGCAGAAACCAGCAATATCAAGACCAATGGGCCTTCTGCCGGAAACCTGGATAAGGTAAAACAACAAATGCTGGAGCACAATAAAGTGGCCATGCAGCAAAACGGAACCTGGTTAAACTATATCCTGGAAACACGCCTTGAAAAGAAGGATGCAGACCGTTTCCTGAACTCGGCAAAGTATATTAATAGTTTAACTCCTGAAAGCGTAAAAAAAGCAGCACAAACGATCTTTTCAAGTGGTAATATTGTAACGGCCATCCTGCAACCGGCCAAAAAACAGGATAGTAAATGA
- a CDS encoding carbohydrate-binding domain-containing protein has translation MPKRKWTLLLLVISVSVLIGCSKSDLTGSSSDTGSSGTTGGTITIDSTSNSGTAEGSADSAYNADDLVENSTFSHTVSIVFGTTTVINNPLAGSGVSIAQSGDAIVITSTVKEVAYELSGTTANGSVKIYSDNKFRLTLNGVSITSADGPAINIQSGKRAFIVLAANTTNTLTDGSTYAAGAEDMKGAFFSEGQLIFSGTGSLTVKGNYKHGICSDDYIRVRSGTITVTGAVSDGIHTNDAFIADGGTLTITADSDGIECDEGSIVINNGILTIHAGDDGITASYNTDNTIDPYVTINGGTMTITTSAGEGIESKSTLTINNGTISVTTVDDGLNAGSKININGGYIYASSSSNDGIDSNGPMTVTGGRIVAIGAAAPEEGFDCDQNTFKITGGTLVGIGGATSSPTASASTQYSAILGGASASQIYHIESAGGAEALTFLAPKTYTTLLFSGAKLKANTSYVIYTGGSVANGTSFHGLYTSGTYTRGTKGSSFTTSSIVTNEGGSTGPGGGR, from the coding sequence ATGCCCAAAAGAAAATGGACTCTTTTACTCCTGGTTATTTCCGTATCTGTACTCATCGGCTGCTCCAAATCGGATCTTACAGGCAGCAGTTCCGACACTGGTTCCTCCGGCACAACAGGCGGTACTATAACGATCGACAGCACCAGCAACAGCGGTACAGCGGAAGGCAGTGCAGATTCAGCCTACAATGCCGATGACCTGGTAGAGAACTCCACCTTTTCACACACCGTATCAATCGTTTTTGGAACTACTACGGTCATTAATAACCCGCTGGCCGGCAGCGGCGTTTCCATTGCACAATCAGGTGATGCTATTGTGATCACCTCAACAGTAAAAGAGGTGGCCTATGAGTTATCCGGAACCACGGCCAACGGATCGGTAAAAATTTACAGCGACAATAAATTCCGGCTAACGCTGAACGGGGTCAGCATTACCAGTGCAGACGGCCCGGCGATCAATATTCAGTCCGGTAAAAGAGCCTTTATTGTGCTGGCCGCCAATACAACCAATACGTTAACAGATGGCAGCACTTATGCAGCAGGCGCCGAGGATATGAAAGGCGCTTTTTTCAGTGAAGGGCAACTGATCTTCAGCGGAACCGGTTCCCTTACCGTAAAAGGGAATTATAAACACGGCATATGCAGTGATGACTATATACGGGTAAGAAGCGGTACCATTACGGTAACCGGTGCTGTAAGCGATGGCATACATACAAATGATGCCTTTATTGCAGATGGAGGAACCCTTACGATAACTGCAGACAGTGATGGTATTGAGTGTGATGAGGGGTCGATTGTGATCAACAATGGTATACTCACCATTCATGCAGGCGATGATGGTATTACTGCATCCTATAACACTGACAATACCATTGATCCTTATGTGACCATTAACGGTGGCACTATGACAATTACAACCAGTGCGGGAGAAGGTATTGAAAGTAAATCCACATTAACCATTAATAATGGCACTATTTCGGTAACAACTGTTGATGACGGGTTAAATGCCGGCAGTAAAATAAATATTAACGGGGGCTATATCTATGCCAGCAGTTCCTCCAACGATGGTATCGATTCCAACGGGCCGATGACTGTTACCGGCGGCCGCATTGTGGCTATAGGCGCGGCCGCACCGGAAGAGGGTTTCGACTGCGACCAGAATACCTTTAAGATCACCGGGGGCACGCTTGTAGGCATCGGCGGGGCAACCAGTTCTCCTACAGCCAGCGCTTCCACTCAATACTCCGCAATTTTGGGAGGTGCATCCGCCAGCCAGATCTATCATATAGAATCTGCCGGCGGCGCCGAGGCGCTTACGTTCCTGGCTCCTAAAACCTATACCACCCTGTTGTTTTCCGGCGCTAAGCTTAAGGCCAATACCAGCTATGTTATTTATACAGGGGGCAGCGTTGCAAACGGCACCAGCTTTCATGGTCTGTATACCAGCGGTACGTACACACGTGGCACCAAAGGAAGCAGCTTTACCACCAGCAGTATTGTAACCAACGAAGGAGGAAGTACCGGGCCCGGGGGCGGCAGGTAA
- a CDS encoding CDP-alcohol phosphatidyltransferase family protein has protein sequence MKQIPNLFTLLNLVFGCVAIKFILQPETAFLSSGGKVVTSGMLTGGFLLLCAAVVDFLDGFVARLFKATSAMGEQLDSLADAVSFGVAPGMILYRLLQAGYSDHSNATEWWYLPAIIFPCAAVWRLAKFNLDKEQRYYFKGLPTPAAGLTAASLPAIAYSGSEAMNQLIFTPAVIYTVIIIISWLMISNLPIISLKFQSYTLKANIDKLLLAIIALLAILIFKWAAVPVVLVAYVIVSLIFKPNKEKI, from the coding sequence ATGAAGCAGATACCCAATCTTTTTACTTTGTTGAACCTGGTTTTCGGGTGTGTGGCTATCAAATTCATTTTGCAGCCGGAAACGGCGTTTTTAAGCAGCGGAGGAAAAGTAGTTACCTCAGGTATGCTGACGGGTGGTTTCCTGCTGCTGTGCGCAGCTGTTGTGGATTTCCTGGACGGATTTGTGGCAAGGCTGTTTAAAGCAACATCAGCAATGGGAGAGCAGCTCGATTCGCTGGCAGATGCCGTTAGCTTTGGTGTGGCCCCGGGCATGATCCTTTACCGTTTGCTCCAGGCGGGCTATTCAGACCACTCCAATGCAACGGAATGGTGGTATTTGCCGGCAATTATTTTTCCCTGTGCAGCGGTTTGGCGGCTGGCAAAATTCAACCTGGATAAAGAGCAGCGCTATTATTTTAAGGGCCTGCCCACACCGGCAGCCGGTTTAACGGCGGCATCGCTGCCGGCCATAGCTTATTCCGGTTCTGAAGCTATGAACCAGCTTATTTTTACCCCGGCTGTTATTTACACCGTTATTATTATTATTAGCTGGCTGATGATAAGCAACCTGCCCATCATCAGTTTAAAATTTCAATCCTATACGCTAAAAGCCAATATTGATAAGCTTTTGCTGGCAATTATTGCACTGCTGGCCATCCTTATTTTTAAATGGGCGGCTGTTCCTGTTGTGTTGGTAGCGTATGTTATTGTATCTTTGATTTTTAAGCCAAATAAAGAAAAAATATGA
- a CDS encoding YbaK/EbsC family protein, with protein MGFNTAKAYLEQFDKDSEIIELDTTAATVDTAAAALGVTGNEIAKSVSLYDKEGGVILIVTAGHQKIDSKKFKAQFGFKANMLAFEDVEPLTGHPPGGVCPFGVPDHVRIYLDESLKNNEYVYPACGSLNTAIKLSVGELAAIVDHKGWVNVTKSAVPG; from the coding sequence ATGGGTTTTAATACTGCTAAAGCATACCTGGAACAATTTGATAAAGACAGCGAAATTATTGAGCTGGATACAACTGCCGCTACAGTGGATACGGCTGCTGCTGCATTGGGCGTAACCGGCAATGAAATTGCAAAATCGGTTTCCTTATATGATAAAGAAGGCGGCGTAATCCTGATCGTAACTGCGGGGCACCAGAAAATAGACAGTAAAAAATTTAAAGCGCAATTTGGTTTTAAAGCCAATATGCTGGCCTTTGAGGATGTGGAACCGCTGACAGGCCATCCACCCGGAGGGGTTTGCCCGTTTGGTGTTCCTGATCATGTGCGGATCTACCTGGATGAATCGCTTAAAAATAATGAATACGTTTATCCCGCGTGCGGTTCCCTAAACACTGCCATCAAACTTTCTGTTGGAGAACTGGCCGCTATTGTTGACCATAAGGGCTGGGTAAATGTTACAAAAAGCGCCGTACCCGGCTGA
- the tpx gene encoding thiol peroxidase, whose product MAEIKLKGNPVHTVGNLPEKGSQLKDFTLVSSGLQEKKLSDYAGKKIVLNIFPSVDTGVCAASVRAFNQKAAALENTVVINVSKDLPFALSRFCAAEGIENVETLSDFRGHFGEDYGVAFSDSPMKGLLSRAVIVANENGEVIYTEQVPEITSEPNYEAALNALK is encoded by the coding sequence ATGGCTGAAATCAAACTAAAAGGCAACCCGGTACATACAGTGGGCAATCTGCCCGAAAAAGGAAGTCAACTAAAGGATTTTACTCTGGTGAGTTCCGGGCTGCAGGAAAAAAAATTATCGGATTATGCCGGCAAAAAAATTGTTCTGAACATCTTTCCAAGTGTTGATACCGGTGTTTGCGCCGCATCTGTAAGAGCATTTAACCAGAAAGCGGCCGCATTGGAAAATACAGTAGTGATCAACGTTTCAAAAGACCTGCCCTTTGCATTAAGCCGGTTTTGCGCGGCAGAAGGTATTGAAAATGTGGAAACCCTTTCAGATTTCAGGGGACATTTTGGAGAAGATTATGGTGTTGCCTTTTCTGACTCTCCCATGAAGGGGCTGCTAAGCCGTGCGGTTATTGTGGCAAATGAGAACGGTGAGGTAATTTATACAGAACAGGTACCGGAGATTACTTCCGAGCCCAATTATGAGGCAGCATTGAATGCCCTGAAATAA
- a CDS encoding TMEM175 family protein — MTKSRLEAFSDGVLAIIITIMVLELKVPEAEGGYTLKSLMPLIPTFLSYLLSFIYVGIYWNNHHHMFQMADKINGRVLWKNLNLLFWLSLVPFTTAWMDKHYDRPIPVALYGVVLLMSGLAYVILQNELIRIGGPECKLAKAVGTDAKGKASWILYLAGIGGCFIAPWIGIAIYTIVAVIWFIPDKRIEKLYTDQDAF; from the coding sequence ATGACAAAATCAAGACTGGAAGCATTCAGCGATGGCGTATTGGCCATTATCATCACCATTATGGTGCTGGAATTAAAAGTGCCGGAAGCCGAAGGCGGCTATACGCTTAAATCATTAATGCCCTTAATTCCAACTTTTCTCAGCTACCTGCTGAGCTTTATTTATGTGGGCATTTACTGGAACAATCACCATCATATGTTCCAGATGGCAGACAAAATAAACGGTAGGGTATTGTGGAAAAACCTGAACCTGCTCTTTTGGCTGTCCCTGGTGCCTTTTACAACAGCCTGGATGGACAAACATTATGACCGGCCAATACCTGTAGCTTTGTATGGGGTTGTATTATTAATGTCTGGTCTTGCCTATGTGATCCTGCAGAATGAACTGATCAGGATCGGCGGTCCTGAATGTAAGCTGGCCAAAGCTGTTGGGACCGATGCAAAAGGAAAAGCTTCCTGGATCCTTTACCTGGCTGGTATCGGAGGCTGCTTTATCGCTCCCTGGATTGGTATTGCTATTTACACTATTGTAGCCGTCATCTGGTTCATTCCGGATAAGCGTATTGAAAAATTATACACAGATCAGGATGCGTTTTAG
- the purS gene encoding phosphoribosylformylglycinamidine synthase subunit PurS, producing the protein MNYTVQVVVMPLKELLDPQGKAVLGGLENLGLGKIKDVRVGKNITLQIEADSKEAAKSIAEEAAGKLLANAVMEYFEVTVL; encoded by the coding sequence ATGAATTATACAGTGCAGGTGGTTGTTATGCCGCTGAAAGAGTTGTTAGACCCGCAGGGAAAAGCGGTTTTGGGCGGATTGGAAAACCTGGGACTTGGAAAAATAAAAGATGTGCGTGTTGGTAAGAATATCACCCTGCAGATAGAAGCTGATTCAAAAGAAGCAGCCAAAAGCATTGCGGAAGAAGCAGCCGGAAAACTACTGGCCAATGCAGTGATGGAGTATTTTGAAGTAACCGTACTGTAG
- the rsmI gene encoding 16S rRNA (cytidine(1402)-2'-O)-methyltransferase, with protein MLYLVPTPIGNLKDITLRALEVLKEVDVILAEDTRITLHLLNHYQISKPLTPYHQHNEHKILQHLADQLCAGKKMALVTDAGTPGISDPAFLLVRECVKQGVTVTSLPGATAFVPALVNSGLPANRFCFEGFLPLKKGRHTLLESLKTEERTMIFYESPLRLVKTLNEFAGYFGPDRECSVSRELTKLYEETKRGRLSEVADYFSQKTVKGEIVIIVKGFEAAKNKKKQPDAQ; from the coding sequence ATGCTCTATCTTGTTCCTACACCCATAGGCAATTTAAAGGACATTACGCTTCGTGCGCTGGAAGTGCTGAAAGAGGTAGATGTGATCCTGGCAGAAGATACACGTATTACGCTCCATTTGTTGAACCATTACCAGATCAGCAAGCCGCTGACGCCTTACCACCAGCATAATGAGCATAAGATCCTGCAGCACCTGGCAGACCAGCTGTGCGCAGGAAAAAAAATGGCCCTGGTTACAGATGCCGGTACACCGGGCATTTCAGACCCCGCCTTTTTGCTGGTAAGGGAATGCGTAAAGCAGGGCGTTACCGTAACATCACTGCCAGGGGCTACTGCTTTTGTTCCGGCCCTGGTAAACAGCGGCCTGCCTGCCAATCGTTTTTGCTTTGAAGGGTTCCTGCCTTTAAAGAAAGGAAGGCACACCCTGCTGGAAAGCCTGAAGACCGAGGAACGGACTATGATCTTTTATGAGTCGCCCTTACGGCTGGTAAAGACCCTTAACGAGTTTGCCGGTTATTTTGGCCCAGACCGTGAATGCAGTGTGAGCCGGGAACTGACAAAGCTTTACGAGGAAACTAAAAGAGGCCGCTTGTCTGAAGTTGCTGACTATTTTTCTCAAAAAACGGTGAAAGGAGAAATTGTGATTATTGTAAAAGGATTTGAAGCAGCCAAGAACAAAAAAAAGCAACCGGATGCCCAATAG